A window of the Bacillota bacterium genome harbors these coding sequences:
- a CDS encoding DUF362 domain-containing protein: MGSKILFSSVEYDKYDASATLPAKFERMIEKTDIKKFVNGKLTVIKMHLGRNIGYSTIHPLFVKILVDKLKEYGAKVYITDQAVDGAKARGYTEDYLGVPIVPSCGVTGKYYYEKYVDFKTFKNVDIAGNIHDAEAMVVLSHVKGHGACGYGGACKNIAMGCVTDRTRRQIHNLEGGIEWDEDLCTHCELCINSCNHNANSFNKENKYEIFFHNCTYCQHCVKVCPTSALRMDNDRFDDFQKGMAICTNEVLKVFSPDSVFYINFLTNITALCDCWGLTTPSLVPDIGIMYSKDIVAIEKASLDAIKVENLIPAGVPKGHELGKKGHLFERLHYKDPFVQLNELEKQGLGTQQYEIEEVH; this comes from the coding sequence ATGGGTTCCAAAATTTTATTTTCATCTGTAGAATATGATAAATATGACGCAAGTGCCACTCTTCCCGCAAAGTTTGAAAGGATGATTGAAAAAACAGATATCAAGAAATTCGTAAACGGTAAACTGACTGTAATAAAAATGCATCTTGGCAGGAATATTGGCTATTCCACAATTCATCCACTCTTTGTAAAAATTCTTGTTGACAAGTTAAAAGAGTATGGTGCAAAGGTTTATATTACTGATCAGGCAGTGGATGGAGCAAAAGCAAGAGGCTATACTGAAGATTACCTCGGAGTACCTATTGTACCTTCTTGCGGTGTCACCGGCAAGTATTATTATGAGAAGTATGTAGATTTTAAGACTTTTAAAAACGTGGATATTGCCGGAAATATCCATGATGCTGAAGCCATGGTAGTCCTTTCCCATGTAAAGGGTCACGGTGCCTGCGGGTATGGAGGTGCCTGCAAAAATATTGCCATGGGCTGTGTTACAGACAGGACAAGAAGACAAATACATAATCTTGAAGGCGGGATTGAATGGGATGAAGATCTCTGTACCCATTGTGAACTCTGCATAAACAGTTGCAATCACAATGCAAACAGCTTTAATAAAGAAAATAAGTATGAAATATTCTTCCACAATTGTACTTACTGCCAGCATTGCGTAAAAGTCTGCCCTACGTCTGCTTTAAGGATGGACAATGACAGGTTTGATGATTTCCAAAAAGGTATGGCAATTTGTACTAATGAAGTTCTAAAAGTTTTTAGTCCTGATAGCGTGTTTTATATAAATTTCCTGACAAACATAACAGCCCTTTGTGATTGCTGGGGATTGACAACACCATCATTAGTGCCTGATATTGGAATTATGTATTCAAAGGATATTGTGGCCATAGAGAAAGCAAGCCTTGATGCCATTAAGGTAGAAAACCTTATCCCTGCAGGCGTGCCCAAAGGCCATGAATTGGGGAAAAAAGGCCACCTTTTTGAAAGATTGCATTACAAGGATCCTTTTGTCCAACTCAATGAACTTGAAAAGCAGGGCCTCGGTACACAACAGTATGAAATTGAAGAAGTACATTAA